gcttctttatatatatatatatatatatatatatatatatatatatatatatataactgcattttaggttccggggtacatgtgaagaacatgcaggattgttgcataggtacacacatggcaatgtgctttgctgcctccatccccatcacatatatctggcatttctctccatgctatccctctccaactccccacccccaactgtcccttccctagtcccccacaacagacctcagtgtgtgatgctcccctccctgtgttggtgtgttctcattgttcaacactcacctatgagtgagaacatgcggtgtttgctgagaatgatggtttccaggttcatccatgtccctacaaaggacacaaactcatcgttttttatggctgcatagtattccatggtgtatatgtgccacattttccctgtccagtctatcatcaatgggcatttcggtttgttccaggtctttgctattgtaaacagtgctgcaatgaatattcgtgtgcatatgtccttataatagaacaatttgtaatcttttggatatatacccagtaatgggattgctaagtcaaatagaatttctatttctaggtctttgaggaatcgccacactgtcttccacaatggttgaactaatttacactcccaactgTGTatgagtgttcctatttctccacatcctctccagcatctgttgtctccagattttttaatgatcgccattcgagctgacgtgagatggtatctcaacgtagttttgatttgcatttccctaatgacctgtgatgatgagcattttttcatgttttttggcttcatatatgtcttcttttgaaaagtgtccattttttgacgatagggtgtcaactttagatctctccttgcttcttagGTGGGCATTTatggctataaattttcctctagacactgctttaaatgtgtcccagagattctggtatgttgtgtctttgttcttgttggttttgaagaacatctttatttctgccttcatttcattgtttatccagtcaacattcaggagccagttgttcagtttccatgtagttgtgcagttttgagtgagtttcttaatcctgagttctaatttgattgcactgtggtctgagagactgttatgatttccattctttagcATTGGTCCCCCCACCGAGTGGGACtgtcccgggtccagctgtgccttgctgtgaaactttgaatctggagcgtttcagattgctggtgtttgtaggggtgggaccagccgagccagatcacctggctccctgtttcagccctcttgttttcagttgaatgggcgactctgtctctaAGGCgttccagttgccagttgaaatggtgcacaggTACAATCACTCACAAGGGTAAAGGGAAAAACATTAAAGAGCTGGAGGGAGTGGGCTTCTTACTCTTCAAATGGTCTCATTTCTGAGGAAGAATCCACATCCTACAAATCAGTAAAGTTTGACAGCAGGAGAGGTGGGATGTGTCCCTGGGCTTAACTTCTCCACAGTCAGCTACAACTCAACTTTCCTCAAGTGCAAATGGACCTGGTAGCCTGGCCTCCTGGGCAGTCACAGGAGCCAATAAGAAAGTGTCTGTGAACACTGAGCACCCAGAGAGTGCTCTATGGGCAATCTCTACTCTTTTTAGAGGGCCTGCCTTCAGAGGGGGTCTATGGGCAGAGGGAATCTTCTAGGGACCATTTGCCCTAATGGTGACAGTGAGTTGGTTAAGGGCTTCCAGAAAGCAGCTGGGGCATATGGAGAGTCAAGCCCAGGGGGAAGGCCAGATCTACATGCCTGACCTCGGGGCAGGACCCTcatctctgtgttggttccttcatCTGAAAATGAGGAGGTGTTGATTTCTCATTCATCAACTGTTCAGTATGTCAGAGGGTTCTTAGGAGCACTGTGGGGAAGATGGTGTGAATGCATCTTGTCAACCCcagattctcctgtctcttcactccccaccccacctgaaCCATGAGCTCCAAAGTGGGAGAAGCTGGCTCTTGGACAGCTTTCTTGCTCCCCACTCCCTCTGCCCCAGAAGGTGTCCAAAAGCTGTTTGTAGAAAAGTTGAAAAGCCCATTCATCCACCAAAGAGAGGGTGATCTAACTAATTCAAAGTCTAAGGCTAAGGAGATTTGGGAGTTTGGTTTAAGTCAGAGGTTGCAAACTGGCCATGAGTGGGCCAAATTCATCtcagacaagttacttaatttttggCTTCCTCATTAGTAAAATGAGCATATTAATATCTGGAATGACTGTCaaggattaaaataattaatatacatgAAGTGTTGAGGACAGTGTCTGACACATGAgtgttgtgtatttgttttattattattaatattattattagagTCACATGACATTAGTCTTTGAATTTAAGCGTCTTCACATGACTTCCTCAGTTAACTCTAGTTCACACTACTCCCTCCTGTCCTGCCTCGAGCCCCAGAAGATCTCTGGTTTGTGTCTCCTGACTGCAGCCTGGTCCTCTGCCCTCTTTGTTCCTGTTGGTTAACAGGCTGTTTGGTAACACAGATTGTCAACAGAACTATGaagattacagacctgagccagaCCAGTTCTCCCCTCTCACCTCCCCTCTCaccaccatccccacctcccaaaTCAGGCAAACTCAAGGCAGGTCCCTGAGCTGGCCTCTCAGACTCATGTCTCCACCTCAGCCAACTGTGTATCTTTGGGCAAACCCTTCCTCCTCTCCAGGCCTTAGTCTCCCCAGGAGTCAAACGGGCTCCAGAACCCCATCCACCTCCAAAGTGTGTTCTGAAATAGGGACAGTAGAGAGGACTTGTCATCACCCCTGGGTCCCTAATTCCCTCTGCAGCAGAGCTGGGAATTCTAGTCCCCTCCCCTTTTAAATATCCCTCTCAATGTGAAGGAAGAATCTCATGCCAGCTGCGATAGAACAGCAACCACAGAGCTCCATGATTATCTGGATGCAGGTTTTATTATCATTAGGGGAAAGGGCTTAGAGGGTTATATACAAACCACAATTCTTGGGCGATGTTTCAATATTCCCATCCATGTTTATCCCACAGCCACACAAAGCGCAACACCATAGGGCAGTCTCCTACATATGCTTTTCCCagcagaacacagctgtgggtcAGGGCTCTACCCACCCACAAAAGGATGCCCAGAAAGGGGAAGATACTGGGTCATAGGGATGAAGTTTACATGTGGAGAATCCTGTCAGATGGGGTAGGAGATGGAAGCTGGATTTACACATCAATGCTTCAGTCCCACCCCACCCTCACTGGCTGCCCTCCCCAGGGGCTCCCTGCCCCACTTGGGGAGCCTTTGCAAGACACAAAAGGACCATCTTAGCCAGAGCTAAGGAAGGAGCAggcctgtgggggtgggggagaaaggGGTTCTAGGATCTGCCCCCTTGCCTGTGGTGCTAAGTGGAAGAATATGAGGTTTAAACTTCTAGGCTGATTTTCTCACATGCCTAAAGGAAGCAGACAAGGCCAGGGGCTGGGATGTCTGTGAATatggggctgggagggaggggctCAGACTTATGGTTAGGGATCTAATGAGAGAATGCAGAGGTCATGAAGGGTGAGGCACACAGGGCTCGAGACATCCTTAGACCACAAACTCGACTTCAGGGGAAACTGGGTTCACTCCTCCGGGGGCTCCCTGACCCAGGCCGCCCACCGGCCAAGGTTGTGTTGCTTTTCCTCAGCTCCCTGGCTCCTGCTCAGGTCATCCAGGAGCCCCAGCAAGAGGACCGCTTGACTACAGGCTCCCTGGGGCTCACAGGAGCCTCCCACGGCCCTCTTGCCTGGATGTTGGCGTTTCTCAGGCATcagctcttcctttctctcttcctcctcctccccttcttcccagcTCCTTTGAGCCTTGGGATCCACCAGCCGTCTGCCTGGGTGCTGCCGCCTGGTGACAGCATACCCAAGCCAGTGAGAGCGCCGGCCAGGGTGCTGCCGCTTGTGCTGGGTTGCATCAACTGACCATGAAGCCTCGTCTTCCCGTCGGCCAGGGTGCTGCCGTTTGTGGGGTCCCACAGCCCccccttcttctttttcctcttcaactcccacttcctcctcctcctctcttttgcCTGGATGCTGGCGTTTGGAGAGCCAGTCAGGTTGAAGGATCTGGGACGCTGGGGAGGGAAAGAGGTCAGTGAGGGGCCTCTGACCCCTGTAGTAGGCAGGTGCTTGAGTGCTCACTCCAGCTCTCCTCCCAGGCAGGGCACATTGCAGCTCCCACTCGGGCAAGGTCTTGCACCTGCCCCTCAGGtctcacagatacacacacacaacagtcAATGGCATTGCCTCTGGGTTCCAGTCGCAGCTCTGTGGCTCCCTAGTTGGGTGACCATAGGTGTGACCATACACGACTCAATTggtctctgagtctcagttttcttctgTGTAAAATGGTAATTACATAGTTGTTACGAAGATCAAACTGTGATAAAGTGTTTGAAGTGCTgagaatagtgtctggcacagaagTGACTAGTCAATAGTAATTCAAACTGTTACACAAAGAAACTCTCCCTAGTACACAGAAGCTTCCCCACTGAGGGCCGGCTGTATGTGAAACATTCCCAGCATTGAGAGAGGGGAGGAATCTGACCCCAAGGAATGGTCAACTCCAGACCCTACCCAGGCGCGACCAGGAAGGGGTTCTGAGCTTTTGAAAGGCAGGAGGCTAGATGACCAAGCCTCCCTTCCCTTCTGCCTCCAGGTTTCCCCCACCCTCCCGGCAGCCTAGCCCGacagccccccaccccgcccccgacAGCCCCATCCACTCACCAGAGTGCTCACCCTGGTCCCCCTGCTGCCGCAGGATGTTTTCCCGGAGGAAAAGGAGGCGCTCCGCCTGGCGCAGGAGGTCCTCCAGGCCGAGACGCTCCGCGACGGTCACCGCCTCCTGCTGGGCTGCCTCTGGCTGAGCACGGCCGCCGGGAACACCAGTCAGGTTCAGGGTCAAAGCCAGGGCAAGCAGCAACCAAGGGCCAGGCATCGCGGCGTCTGGGATAGGGGACAGAGCCTGAGCGCACCGAATCCCAGCACATCCCTCTCCGTCTCCCCCGACGCCCGCCAGGAACAAACCATGCACGGTTCAACCGCCCTCCCAGAAGCAGAACCACCGCCCCTTGTGCGGGAGCGGGAGCAGCGGCGGGGTCTGCTCGGGCTTTGCGTCCACACCTGTTACCTCTAGGCGTCTTCGCCCCCTCCGGTGCCTGTAATGCCTGTGCCCAGTTCTGCTTGCGGAAGGGAGGAGGCAGTGGGAACCTCATTGCCAGCGCCACCGCCACCCTTCAACGTGACGCGGAGCTGGAGGGCCAACACTGGGACTGCCTCGCCGGGTGTGCAACCACTGAGATTGCAGCGCCAGGCACAGCAGGGACGCTAACGGCTGCGTCCCCCCAAGACTGCCCCCAAGGTCCCCTTCGCCACACTGGAATTCCAAGCTCCATGGCCGACGCCCTCATTCCAACGGGAAGATCCCATTTCTAGTGCTAAGATTCGGGTTCTAAAGCTCCATGTCTATTTGCAAAGCTGTGATTCTATTTCTAATGCTAAGCTTTCATGACTAAGCCAGGAATCTGATACTAACGCTAAAATCCTAATTTCAACGCTAATTCCAACGctaaaattctatttctattgtTGAGATTCGGATTCGAACCCTAGGTTCTCACGCCGACGCCCTGAATGCCCAGTTCTGCCCGGCGGCACCCGGGGAGGGGGGTACTGAGGAGCTCCAGCGAGCGCCACCGGTGTGCCCCCGCGGTGCCTCCCGTCGGGTTCCCGGCCGGCTCTCGGGGAGGACCCGGGGGTGCGAGCGCAGCGCCCACCTGTGCACCGGCCCAGCGCTCCAGGAAGTTCTTGGAGAACGGAAAGCGAGGGCGGGCCGAGAGGGCTCCCGGACGCAGCCTGCGGAGAGAGAGGGGTCGGGGCGGTTACCTGCCAGGCGTGGGCTCCACAAGATGGGTCCGGGATCCGGGGACTGGGAGTCCGCAGTCGGCAGGTCAGGAGTCCGCAGCGCTGAGGATCCCGGGCGCCGGCCGAGCGCTCTTCCGCGGGGCAGCCGCTTATATCTGCTCGAGGCGGCGGCTCCGGTGAGGTCAGCGGGGAGGGGTCGCGGCCGCCGGGAAGGGGCGCTGACGGCAGCCGGCCCCGCGGGACCCCGCCGCCCGCCCGCTCCTCCGGAAATCTGGGGCGGGGACGGCGGGGACCCGAGCGGGGGCGTGGAGGCACTGGCTGCAGGATGGGACGCTGGCGCGGGGTCGTTTCTACACCGCCTCCAGTGGAGATCTGCCGATGAGAACACTCGATTAGGGGGCAAAGGGACAGAGAGATTGAGAGAAGCACACCAGTAAACAGAGGCGCACGAGAGACAGAGAGGGCGAGGCAAAGACCGAGATCCACACGGAGACAGACGCACAGAGCAACACAGGGCAGACACACACGAAAGGGACACGGCCACAGAGACCAGTGCAGAACGCACACGGGCGAGAGTAGGGCGCGAGAGAGAATGGGGGACAAGTGGGATTGGAGCTCtgtcttttttagagacagggtctcactttgtcccccagactggaggcAGTGGCgcagcacagctcactgcagcctcgagctcctgggctcaagtcatcctcctgcctcggcctcctgagtctctgagattacaggtgtgagctaccctgCAGGCTCTGGGGTGCTAATCTTAACTGTGTCATTCCTGGCTAGTGCCTCTGCTTCTCTGGGCCTCGGTTTTCTCCTCTGTGCAATAGGAGCCCAGAGGACAGCTTCAGAATTCTGAAACTGGCGGCCTATAGGTTACAACCAGTTCACGGACAATTTTGATTGACTTCCATAGTGTTTTGAAAAAATCTGAATaaccaacattttaaaaccaagataacttagaaaaaaaatgtggatttttgttttctcttgaaaAGGAGTGGGCCCACATttcctcctgccaacagccagctGAAGCTGAGCCTGGCTGTCCGGGCCaccacagtccccaccactccctaaTGTCTCCCAATGCATTGCCCCTGTCACTGAGGTGGGACATTGGAATCTGCAGCCCCTGCACCAGAAATCTATTGGAGTTCACCCTACTCTGgcaaaggaggggaggggacgcAGGGAGGAGAAACACACAGTGCCAAGGAGCTTGTCCCCCAATCAGTCCCCAGAGTCCCAGATGTGGGACTGCCACATCTAACCCTGGTGACTGCCTCTATCTTTCAactttttcagacagggtctcattctgccacccaggctggaatgcagtggtgcaatctcagctcactgcagctttgacctcctgggctcaagggattctcccacctcagcctcccaagtagttgggactacaggcaggcactgtaatttttttggttaatttttaaattttcttgtagaTACGGAGTCTCtatatgctgcccaggctgatctcgaactcctagactctAGCGATCCGGCCCATCTTGAAACATTTAACAAGCACCCACTATGGTGTCAGGCTCCCTGGTAGGTCCTGAAGGCTAGAAGTGAATTAGGCTTAGCCCCAGCCTTCAAAAAGTTCAGAGTTATTGAGGGAGACTGGCTGAAAACCAGACTGACTCTGACAAGGGGTGTGCAACAACTCACCTGCCAGTTGGTAAGCAGGCAGTTGGCAGTAGTTGGAGAGAAAACAGAGTCACTGTGGAGGGTGATGTGGGCTAGGAGAAAAGTCTGGATGCAAGGTAATGAAGCAAGGAATTCAGAACTGGAGCTACTGAGTCTGCCAGGAAATGTCCAGAAGTTTCACACAGGGAAAGGAAGCAGAAACTTGAAGGATGCAGGAGAGTTGGCCAGGCCCACTTATAGAGAACCACATTTTTGGCACAGGGAACACATGAGTGAAAGCATCTCTGACCTCTGGACAGTCCCAGCGATTTTCTGCTTCACTACTGCACAATATTTCTTCAGTCTACAACTTTAATCAGGACACCCTAGTGATGTGACAAAGGATTCCAAAGGCGTTTAATTGTTACTCCTTCCCTTGGTGGAGTATCCAACTTTCCTGGCACATCCACACCTACCATCTCATTTCACTTTCTCATCACTGGGAGATAAACAAGGTGGGGACTATCAgtcccactttacagatagaGACACAGAGGCCTGCAGGGGCAAAGTGACTTTGAAGGTTAGAAGTGAAAGGgaactttcatttcatttcattatttatttatttattctgaaacagaatctctgttgcccaggctggagtgcagtcacacaatcttggctcactgcaacctctgcctcccaggtcggagcaattctcctgcctcagcctcccaagtagctgggattacagatgcacaccatcatgcctgactgatctttgtatttttagtagagatggggtttccccatgttggccaggctggtcttgaacacctaacctcaagtggtccgcttgcctcagacttccaaaatgccaggattataggaatgagccaccctgcctggccagaaGGGAACTTTTAGATCACCAGCTAGAGTTCTTTCCTCATGTTTAGGTGAAGAAACAGGTCTGGAGAGATGTCCTGACTCCCAAGCACAGTGTGCCTTCAGAGTCAAGGGGTGGGTTCAAACTGCAAACCTCAGGCTTGATCTCCCAACCAGACCCCAGAATTTGAAGAAATGCCACCCTAGCTAAGATGAAATCAGACAGACCTATTGTCTTTTGTACACAATGATGAGGCTGTAAATTATCCAATCTTTTGGGTGGCAATCTGAAAATTTAACACATATGTAGCTTCCACGAGATAATTCTTTTTCCCAATTTATCATACAGATACTCCCACCTGTACATGAGAATGTATACACAAGGATATTCAGTGCAGCATGGTTTATAGAAGCCAGAATTGGAAACAGCCTGAATGTCTGTCCATCAAAAGGGGGACACTTAAATCAACTGGGACCCATCTAAAACTATGGGATACTATGCGGCCGTTAAAAGACTGCAGCCGTTCCATATGCACTCACGTGGAATAAACTCCAAGAAGCAGAGTGGAGAGCTATGTGTACATCATGCTGCCATTTGTGGGCTGGGAGGAAGATGGGCTGCCAGGCTTTTAtgctctttttgttttgctttgttttgttgttgtttagagatggggtcttgcactgtcacccaggttggagagcagtggcacaatcagtagctcactgcagcctcaaactcatgggctttCCTCAActtcctaaagcactgggattataggcaagcaccaGCACTACGCCAggctagatttttgtttttgtttttgttttgtagagacagggtctcactatgttgcctagattGGTCTCGagtgcctggcctcaagcaatcctctagcctaggcctcctgagtgctgggattacagaccatAGCCTTCTTATGTTCTTGGACAAGACCTGTGCAGAAGGAGATCTAGGAACCGGGGAAAGGGAGGACAGAGAAAATTGTGCATAGGCTTGCTTTTCACTGTCAGCTCTTAGCGCTGTCTGAATTTTCTCTCTGCAGCATTACCTATCCACAAACAAACAGCACCGAAACCCCCAACAACGAGAACAACAGAAATCCCATCTAAGGCACAAAAGGTGTGATAAGCATGGATGCATGGGAAAACTGCCTCCTGAAGAGTGACATGGCAGGAACATTGCACTCTGATGAGCCCATTTGGTGCCTTTCTATCATCAGGGATTTAAGTTGCTTACCTATTTGGAGGATAGGTCCCGGATGGGTGGGGAGGAGTCAGGAGAGCTCTCACGCAGCCCTTGGAACAAGAGGGGATGGTACAGGCATCTACAGTGTCCTTAGCAAGccaactcccttcctccctcctttccttccttccatccatcaatccttcctttctttcttctttccctccttccttcctccctccctccctctcttccttccttcctccctccctccctccctttcttccttccttccttctctctctcactaaacaaatatttactgagccccTAGTAGGTACCAGGATCTGTTCTAGACCTTGGGGATTGTATTCACCATGTGTTTCTTTCTGATGCTTTGACATCTGAGGTCCTGCTGACCTTGGAGAGACTTCCAGGGCTAGCCATCTCCTAGAAAGTAAACAACTCTCCTGGAGGCACCCCTTTCATAAgcaaaccaaccaatccagaGCTTTCTCTCCCCACCACCTTCTCTATGGAGTTCTCACACTCGGGGCTACTATCGCCGTCCCCTGATCACCTCAGGGCTGCATACCAGACAACTAGGGGACAGCCCTGATGCCCCAGAGCCCACTGAAATTATCCAAACTAGCCAATTCTAAACCGGCTCACTCTGTCTTGCCCGTTCCTTCCTGAGGAAGCCAGAAGAAATGCTTTCACCTGTTTTCCCCTGactccctgtgcctcctgaccGACCCTGGTGCTTCCCAAATGGCTCTGCagatctttttacttttttttttttgagacggagtttcgctcttgttacccaggctggagtgcaatggcgctatctcggctcaccgcaacctccgcctcctgggttcaagcaattctcctgcctcagcctcctgagtagctgggattacaggcacgcaccaccacacccagctat
The genomic region above belongs to Saimiri boliviensis isolate mSaiBol1 chromosome 8, mSaiBol1.pri, whole genome shotgun sequence and contains:
- the TRH gene encoding thyrotropin releasing hormone, whose amino-acid sequence is MPGPWLLLALALTLNLTGVPGGRAQPEAAQQEAVTVAERLGLEDLLRQAERLLFLRENILRQQGDQGEHSASQILQPDWLSKRQHPGKREEEEEVGVEEEKEEGGAVGPHKRQHPGRREDEASWSVDATQHKRQHPGRRSHWLGYAVTRRQHPGRRLVDPKAQRSWEEGEEEEERKEELMPEKRQHPGKRAVGGSCEPQGACSQAVLLLGLLDDLSRSQGAEEKQHNLGRWAAWVREPPEE